Sequence from the Chroogloeocystis siderophila 5.2 s.c.1 genome:
GAGGAGTTTTTGGAAAATTTTAGTTTTGATGATTAAATTTACTTGAAAGATTTTTCATACCACTACACGACCGTGAAAATAACGTTTGTTTACGCAGTACATCAGAAGAATTTTAGGAGTTGGCAAAATTTAAATAAGGCAACGAATAGAGATTTTGATAAACAATTTAGGAGCGCGGCTCAAAAACTACATGATACAGAACCGACTTCTCTTTCCTTGGCTAAATGGTGGTATTTTTATTTCCATACATTAGTGACATTGCGTGATAGCAGATGAGTAGAATCAAAGCCCAACCACAACTCAATCGAAATCAACGCACGTTGGCGAGATATGTGTTGCTGTATGGGTTATTAGGGGCGATCGCGATTGTTATGTTGTTTCCCCTACTCTGGCTCATTAGCACTGCCTTCAAATCGTCCAGCGAAAATATATTTCAATTTCCACCACAGTTGCTACCGAGTCAGCCGACGGTAGAGAATTTTGTGCAAGTTTGGCAGACAAATCCTTTTGGACGATATTTATTTAACAGTACTCTCGTTGCGATTCTGACGGTAACGCTCAATTTACTTTTCTGTGCATTAGCCGCATATCCGCTAGCAAGACTAGACTTTCGTGGGAGAGACTGGATGTTCACAGCAATTGTCGCGACAATTATGATTCCTTTTCAGATTGTGATGATTCCCTTGTATATTCTTACCGTTCAGTTGGGGATGCGCAACAGCTATTTAGGAATCATTTTTCCGGCGCTGGCTTCGGCGTTTGGTATTTTTCTTTTGCGACAAGCTTTTCAAGGCGTTCCCAAAGAAATGGAAGAGGCGGCAAGAATTGATGGTTGTTCGGAGTTAGGGTTATGGTGGTTTGTAATGCTACCCGCGATTCGTCCAGCATTAGTAACGTTAGCTATTTTTGTGTTTATTGGTTCTTGGAGTGACTTTTTGTGGCCTTTGATTGTCATTGATCGACCAGAATTTTATACTCTACCTTTAGGGGTAGCAACGCTAGCAGGGACGTTTTCACTCGATTGGCGATTAATTGCCGCAGGTTCTGTCATCTCAATTGCGCCTGTGATTCTGGTATTCTTACTATTACAGCGCTACATCGTGCCAACTGAAACAGCCAGTGGAGTCAAGGGTTAACGCGGACGAATAACTTGCGGAGCCGCGATCGCCGTTGGTAGAGAGTCATCAATAGTTGTATTGTAAGCTCCTGACCACGCTGCGACCAACGTATCACATAGCCGTAACAATTCGGCTTCGCTTTGCATACCCCATACTGCAAGAAATTGATGATCGCGCGCTAATGCTAGCCGCCAAGGGAGCGGAATACTAGTGGTACCGTTGTGTACTCCTGATAAAGCACCGACAATCGAACTGATAGCGGGCGATCGCTGACTAAGATGCGCAGCACGCCTGAGTGATAGTGAAAAGTCTTCTGGAGTACTTAAATAACAGTAAAACGCTAAAGCGATCGCGCTAGTTGGTTGCGCTTCTCCCAAAACCGCGATCGCCTTTGCTAAGCTTGCTTGATGTTTTAATAAACTTTGTACCTGTACAAGCTGTTGAGTCAGTTGTAATTGAGGTGCTGCGATGAACTGAATTACTCGCTCTATCAAGTTGGCTGGTGGCATTTCTCTTAAAGACGATGCGATCACATAACCAACCGCTAGAACTCCCGCGATTATTTCTGGGTCGTTTTGCCATGCAACAAATTGCTGCAAATGAGCTTGCAATCGAGTTTCGTTTTCGTGATAAAAAAGCGTGATCGGCAACGTTGCGATAATAACTTTGACCGAGTGACTTGTTTTACTTTGGCTTGCGGGGTAAGATAAGTTTCCCTGTCGAATCAAGCTTTGCGCGACTTCAGTTGCTAGACGTTCCCACGTACAATCGGCTGCTTTTATTTGTGCGTCTTTACTAGAAGCTTGTGTTAGCATTCCTCCAATCGCTGCGCCTAGCAGAGTACCGCGAAATCGACTACCGAGTGAGTAACGCATTCATCAGCCACTCAGGTAATGAACTAGTGCTTGCAACCCCAAGCGATAACTCTCAGCACCAAAGCCACTAATTTGCCCTAATACAACGGGTGCAATATAAGAATGGTGGCGAAAAGCTTCGCGTTGGTAGATGTTACTAAGATGAACTTCTACAGTTGGTAACTTAACAGCAGCGATCGCATCCCGTATTGCCACACTCGTATGTGTATACGCACCAGCGTTAATTAGTATTCCTTGGTGTTTTTCTCTAGCCGCGTGAATTGCATCGATCAAACTGCCTTCATGATTTGATTGCAGCGCTGCCACAACTACACCTAGACTTTTTGCTTCTTTCTTCAAGAGGTCATTAATATCTTCTAGCGTAGTAGAGCCATAGACCTCTGGTTCGCGTTGCCCTAAAAGATTGAGGTTTGGTCCGTGTAGTACAAGAATACTGTGCAATGGCGACGACTCACAATGGACTACTAATAGCGGCGGCGGTCGTCAACGGGAATAGGAATTGGTTCGGGTTCTGGCTCAGCTTCTGGACCTAACAAAGTTTCTATTAGCCGCCGCGCCCATTCCTTTAACTTTTCCAGTACTTTTTCTAAGTAGTCCATTGACTCGAGTGCTCCTAAAATACGACCTGGTGTTGTTTCGCTGACTTATATGGAATGATGCCTGTACTTAAGTTTTAAGTTTGTAAGTGTTACTTATTATTAAACTTATCATATCAGCTGAAACTAGACTCATGACACTACAGACAGATATCTGGTTTAAATTGCCAAGCATTCCGAATATTCAGCATAGAGATTTTAATTATAATGGCAAGCTGTGCGAATTTGTGGTACGTGGCGATTCTTAACTTTTTCTTTATTAGTAGCGCTAGTTACACTTTCCTAAAATTGACTGTCAAGTAGCTTACGGCGTAAAGCGTCGAGCGCGGTACAGGCACTCAAGTGGCGAATTAAGGATCGCGATCGGTCTTGACCGTAGCGATGTTCAAAAGTTTGCACTGTGCCGTTTGCTTGAGCTAACCCAATATAGACTAAACCTACAGGCTTAGTAGGACTACCGCCATCAGGTCCAGCGATACCAGTAATGCTTAATCCCCAAGTTGTTCCCAAACGCGATCGCACTCCTTGTGCCATTTGGGCGGCGACTGTTGAACTGACGGCTCCTTCTTGAATTAAAGCTTGTGGATCGACGCCTAACAACGACACTTTAACTTGATTATCATAGGAAATAACTCCGCCCATAAAATAGCGCGAACTTCCAGAAACATCGGTCAACATTTGTCCCAATCCGCCACCTGTACAAGATTCAGCAACACTAAGCGTCGCATTTGCTTGTTGCAATAATTGCCCGACCACAGAAGCTAACGAGTCATCATCTTGACCGTAATAATTTAACCCACCAATCGTTTGTAGTTGCTGTGCGATCGGTGCGATCAATTCTTCCGCAGCGGCGAGTGAAGTGGCTTTAGCGCAGATGCGTAATTTTACTTCGCCACGGCTAGCATAGGGAGCAACTGTGGGATTCGGTAAGTTAAGAAATGCTGATACTTTTTCTGCTAAAGCTGACTCCGCGATTCCCCAAAACTTTAAGGTGCGACTAAAGATAATTTCTTGACCAAATCCTAAGGTTTTGAGATACGGTACCGCAGTTTCTTGCCACATACGCTGCATTTCTGATGGCACACCAGGGAAAGTTAAGATATGCAAATTAGAAGTTGGGGACCAAACGATTCCTGGTGCTGTACCAGCCGGATTCGGCAAAACGGTGGCTCCTTGCGGAATGAACGCTTGCTTGCGGTTACTCGGTGTCATTACTCGACCGCGAATCGCATATTTTCGGGCAATGTCTTCTAGAATTTCTGGATTTTCTACTAAAGGGACACCAAACAAATCGGCGAGAGTTTCGGTTGTCAAATCATCAGGTGTTGGACCAAGCCCGCCCGTGAAAATGAGGATTTTTGAGCGCGCGATCGCAACTTCGACCACTTGCTTGAGTCGCGTAACGTTATCTCCCACAACTGTTTGATAGTAGTGAGGAATTCCTAGATTTGCGAGTTGCTGTGCCAGGTATTGGGCGTTTTTATTCAAAATATTGCCCAGGAGTAACTCAGTGCCAACACAAATAATTTCAGCAGTCATAGTATAAGCGTTTAGCCATTAGCGTTTAGCTATTAGCTATGAAGTAAGTTTTTACAGTCTACAGTTTCGACTCATGACCGAGCGTGCTTCCAGACTTGCCAGCTGGTGTAACTCAAAAGCGAGGTTCCCGCACACGCATAGGCAATACCACTCGGTATCCCAGCAAAAGCGAGTGCCAATGTCCCCACCCATAACGTCAACGAGTAAATGAATAAAACAGCAAATCGATGCGACAGCCCAGCACGTAATAGCCTGTGATGCAAATGGCGTTTATCTGCACTAAAAGGCGATTTTCCTTGCCGCAGGCGTGCCAGAATAACCGCAGACATATCAACAATTGGTACTGCCAAAATCAAATAAGGTAGCAGCACCGCCGTCACCGCCGCAGTCTTTACAAGTCCAATAATGCCGACACCAGCCAAAGTGAAGCCGATAAAATAAGCCCCGCCATCTCCCATAAAGATTTGAGCAGGATTAAAGTTGTAACGAAGAAACCCTAACGCACCACCAGCCAGCGCCGCTGCAATCAAAGCTGCTGCTGGTTGTTGCATCGATAGGGCGACAAATAGCATGACGGTAGCAGCAATTCCTGAAACTCCAGCCGCTAAGCCATCAAGACCATCAATCCAATTAATGGCATTTGCCATCCCGACCAACCAAATTACCGTGAAAGGCAAACTTAGCCAACCGAGTTGAATCAGTCCGACAAAAGGAATGCTCAAAAAATCAATATGTACCCCCATCTGCCAAACAACCCCTGCAACAATAACTTGGATAAGAAGCCGCAAGAACGGAGATAGATTCAACAAGTCGTCGGCTAAACCAATCAGGAAAAAGGCGATTCCACCGAGCGTCACACCCCAAACTTCCCACTCTTTCGTTGGTGGTAAGATGCCAAAGCCCCCAAGCGACCAAACTAGTAATAAAGCTACAATCGTCCCCGTAAAAATCGCAACTCCTCCTAGGCGTACCATAGGACGTTGATGCACTTTACGCTCGTTAGGTTGATCGACTCGTCCACTTTTGATGCCAATGGTCTTAACAATAGGAGTTGTCCAGAGGACGACGAAAGCAGAGACAACAAAGGCAATCAGATGGTATAGCTGAATAGGCATTGGTAGTTACTCAGTCACTAAAGCAACGTCTCAGCCAAAGTTTACCCGCATTTGCACAATTTATATCTACATTCAACACACAAAAGTCAAAAAGGGGTGTGGGGAGTGTGGGAGAGATTTAATTGTTATTGTTCTTTATTACTCGCTACCCAACTCCCTCTATTTTGTTTGCTACCCCCTATACCTGATCCCTTAATTAAGCTAATGCTGGTACTGGAATATTGAGATGTGGATAGAGTGGGAAGCGATCGCATAAATCTGCTACGCATTGGCGACAAGCTTGCGCGATGCTTTCATCTTCTGGGCGCAGTAGGCGATCAGCGATAATGTTTCCAATTGCGGTAAACTCCGCAGTTCCCATACCGCGTGTTGTCATTGCTGGTGATCCAAGGCGTAAACCACTCGTCACAAAGGGTGATTCTGGATCAAAGGGAACTGTATTTTTATTCGCAGTAATATTCACGCCACTCACTAACTGATCTGCCTGCTTACCCGTCATGCCAATACTGCGCAAATCAACAAGCATCAAGTGATTATCTGTACCACCAGAAACAATTTTAAAGCCTCTTGATTGTAACTGTGTCGCCAAAGCGCGGGCATTTTCAATAACTTGGGCGCTATAAGTTTTAAACTCTGGTTTGAGTGCTTCGCCAAAAGCAACGGCTTTCCCTGCAATGACGTGTTCTAAAGGGCCTCCTTGACTACCAGGAAACACTGATTTATCTAACTTTTTGCCTAATTCTGCATCGCGGGTAAGAATCAACCCACCGCGCGGACCGCGCAGCGTTTTGTGTGTAGTGGTGGTAACAACATCACAGTAGGGAATTGGGTTAGGATGTAAGCCACTTGCAATTAAACCAGCAATATGCGCAATATCAGCTAATAAGTAAGCCCCAATTTCATCAGCAATACTTCTAAATTTCTCGAAGTCAATAATGCGTGGGTACGCCGAGTAGCCGCAGATTAATAACTTAGGACGATGTTGACGCGCTAACTCGCGGATTTGGTCATAATCGAGTTTCTCGGTTTCTTGACTAACACCGTAATGGCAAACTTTAAACCACTTACCAGAGACATTCACGGGCGAACCATGCGTCAAATGTCCGCCATGGGATAAATCCATTCCCATGATCGTGTCTCCAGGTTCGAGCAGCGTTAGAAATACGGCAAAATTTGCTTGTGCTCCAGAATGCGGTTGGACGTTAGCATGGGCTGCACCAAAAAGTTGCTTAGCGCGGTCAATTGCTAGTTGTTCAACACCATCGATGTACTCGCAACCACCGTAATAACGCTTTCCTGGTAAGCCTTCGGCGTATTTGTTGGTGAGTACAGAGCCTTGCGCGGCTAAAACTGCTGCGGAAGTAAAGTTTTCGCTAGCAATTAACTCTAGATGATCGCGTTGGCGCTGAAGTTCTGAGTTAATTAAATCTGCAACAGTGGGATCTGTTTGGGCGAGAAAGTCTAAGTTATTACGAGTCACTTGCTAATATCCCTAAAAATAATTGAGAACTGTTTTTTATGACATCATCAATAGATTTTGCTAGCTAATTTTAGCGTTGATCGCACTTATGCGGTTCGTTTTTCACGTGCGATCGCGTTCTCTGCCTTTCATGAACGATCAGTATAATATTAAGCTGTGTATGCATTCTTACAGTATTTCTAGTTATCTACCATAAAATGGAATTAAGTCAATTAGGGGTTCTCTAGGAGGCAGTGGATGTTAGTGGTTTTGATAGAAGATCAAATCCTTGCCCCACATCAGGTTTGTCAAAGCTGTTTACTGGCGGATCAAAGCGGTCAACCCCGCTGGCGTCAAGGTCAACTCCGCTGTGGTCAAGCGCTGCATAAAATAGCAGCAAGCCAGCCAGACCAGTATCAGTGTATGATGGGCTTTCGGATCGCTAACATTGAATAACCTGTCAATCGCGCGCGTATATGAATACTCTAACTCAAGGAAATTGATCTCAGTAATTTCAAGAGAACAATAGACCTGCGTTATCCTGTAGCTTAGGGAAAGCAAAAAATGGGAGGAAAGTAATGGCTTGGCGCGGGTCAACGACAGTTTGGGACAGAATTTTTGGCAGCCTTGCTTATTTGTTACCGCTAGTCTATGTTGTAGGGCTACTGCTGCGTGTAGGAATACAAAATACGATTTTTGGTGAATTTCCTGCACTGAGGGTCATTTTAGTGCCTTTATTACCTCTAGTACAAATTTTCTTTGGCATACCGTTTGTCGGACTCATTATTTTCATTGTCTTATTCTTACTCGTGGTGAGAAACGAACGGGTGAGCCACTTTATCCGCTTCAACACGATGCAGGCAATTTTAATCACAGTTGCATTGTTTTTGTGCAGTATTTTAATGCAGATATTAGCACTAATTCCAGGCGCGACTTTTGCGATCGCTACAATCGCCAACACGATTTTTCTAGGCGTATTTATCGCCGCTGCTTACGCGGTGATTCAGTCATTACTTGGTCGTTATGCTGAAATTCCGGCAATATCAGACGCGGTGTATATGCAAGTCCGTTAAGCTTTCTCGAACGGTTGCACGACGGTGTATTCTCTAGAGATTACAGTATTTTCCAATCGACCAATTCCCTCAATTTCGACGACAACAAAATCGCCTAAGTGTAAAGGTCCGACACCGACAGGTGTTCCTGTGAGGATAACATCACCAGGCAGAAGTGTCATAATTTGACTAATGTAGGACACCAGAACATCTGGAGGAAACACCATCTGATCGACACTTGCCGATTGTACAGGAGCTTGTTCATTGATAAACGTCTGTAACCGCGCTCCAGGACTAAGTTCTCGGACTATCCAAGGACCTAAGGGGCAAAACGTATCAAATCCTTTAGCACGCGTCCATTGACCGTCACGTTGCTGAAGATCGCGCGCTGTTACATCATTCGCAATCGTGTAGCCCCAAATTTTGTTTTGCGCTTGTGTCGGCGTGCAGCTAAAAGTGCGATCGCCGATGATTAAGGCTAATTCGCCTTCGTAGTCTATCCGCTGCGCTTGCGCAGGATAAATGATTTCACCGCCAGTCGGAATAATTGCGGTTGATGGTTTAAGAAATAGTAATGGTTCTCTGGGTACGTCTGTCCCCATTTCTGCCGCATGGTCGGCATAGTTTTTCCCAACTGCAACAATTTTAGAGGGAGCACACGGAGCTAGAATCTTATAGCGATCTGGTTCTAAATGCAAATCCGTAGGCTGACCTTGCAACCACGGTGGAGCATCAAGAACCTGAACGCTTTGGCTAGGTTTGAGCAACCCGTAGTAAATCCGTCCCTCTTGATTTTGAACTCGGACGTAGCGCTGCGCCATAAAGTGCTGTTAATCTAGGTTTTGAGCTTAACTACTGCCAAAAACAGGCTGCGGTCAATTAATTACACCTCAGCATACATTGCATCGGTCGATCAACTTTGTAAGATATCATCTCATCTATGATTAACTTAGTTTTTTTTGCTCGCGGCGATCGCTAAATAAACTAAGTGATGGCATAAGGCACTAACTTTGCTAAAATTGTAATTCCTTGTTGCTGAGGTTGTGGTTCACAAGCACCCAACACCAAGCAGCCGCGTTGTCCATAAGGAAAACTCTTATCATGGCAAATTACGAAACAATGTACATCTTGCGTCCTGATCTCGCAGAAGAACAGGTCGAGCAAGCGGTTACAAGATACCAAAATATGCTCCAAGAGCAAGGAGCAACGCAAGTTGACATCCAAAATCGGGGTAAACGTCGCCTTGCTTACGAAATCGCTAGGCACCGTGAAGGTGTTTATGTTCAAATGAACTACCAAGCCCCTGGAACGGTTATTGCTCAACTAGAGCGCGCAATGCGATTGAGTGATGAGGTGATTCGCTACTTAACTATCAAGCAAGAATCCTCAGAAATCGAAGATTCCCAAGAATCTCCCGAAGAAGCAACAGCAATTAGCTAGCCGCTGATTAGGTACAGCATCATTACTCCCGCTGCTCAAGCCACACCAGGTAGAAAGCTGAAAGCGGGATAATGCCTTCATAGCCATAAAGGTGAGGTAATGGTATTTGCACTAGAACAAAATCTGTTTATATCAGTGACCAGCGCTTAGCGTAAATTTTTTAGATGCGCGATTGCTAAGATCTACTATTTCACACTTGAGAAATAGTTTGGTGCTACGGACTATTGAAAAAGTATATAGGTTCGATTGAGATTATGCTTCGGTTGTACAGCACTAGTAAGTTTATGAGTTAGCGCTCTCTCCTGCCAAAAACTAGCTGCACTACCAATTGTGATAATTATGAGCTTAGTGTTCAGAATAGTTGACTAGCGTTGCTTATTTCATAGTTTACATTAATTAAACTGCTCGCATAAATCAAAATATAGGCATTTATGTTCGCATAAAGTAACTAAGCAGCTAAAGCAGGAGTTTCAGTCAATGTCAAAACGGCGTTGTAGTCTTCACAAATTTCAAACACTGAATCAAGCTGAGTAAGTTCTAAAATTAACTTGACAGGTTCTGGTAAATGGCATAGCACTAATCGGCAACCGCTTTCACGCGCTGCTTTCAGTCCTGTTATCAAAGCTACTAAACCAGTACTATCCATAAAATCGACTTGCGATAAGTTGATTACCCATAGCGAATTACGCTGTACCATCAGGCGTGTCAATTGAGCCTCTAAGCGCTTACTACCGTCACAATCTAATCGTCCTTGAGGATGAAGTACAACCATGTAACCATTTTTGTGTGTAATATTCATATACCTTGTCGTTATGTGGTTAAGAAGTTGAGCGTAGAATTCAAAAAATTAAAAAGTTTCATCCTTTGGAAAAGCAGCTTGTAAAAATACCCATTCTATGAGTTGTTTTTTTATACGGATGCAGTTTTCAGATGAAACGAATGCTTGCGCCTATTTATGTAAAAGCAGCGGTTGCTTTTTATTTAGATGAGATGAAAGAAGTATGCCACTGAAAACACTAAATAGATTGTTGTTTTTGTAACATTACTTCAACTATCGCCCTATAATCGGAAGTATTGGTTTATGTCGTCATCAATAGCTCACGCTTGCTGACTTAATGCAATTCTACAGACATAGGTTTTAATCCCCCTACTATAAACACTGGTACAAAATGATTTCAGTAGTTTTGGGGAGCTTTACGGAATCTTTATGCGGCAGCGGCACTTATTTAAAGTTTTTGTGAAGTAGTAGTAGGACATAAAAGATTTTAAAGATAATTGAAGATTTTAGCCTTTGCGTTACACTTTACGAGCAACTCAACAAAAGGTAGATTTTGTTGCTCATTGTATTTCCTTAATTGACACCCTAAGCAAAACCGCGTCAAGATGGAGAAAACGTAAAACTTTGTAAAGGCTGCGGGAATGTCTCTGGAGTTTGTATCACTGGAGAAAATCCAGGAGTTTGCGCATCATTACGGCTACTGGGCAATATTTATGGGGATCTTGCTAGAAAACTTAGGTATTCCCATTCCAGGAGAAACCGTAACGTTGATTGGAGGTTTTCTAGCTGGTAGCAAGGAACTAAATTATTGGTTTGTGCTTGGTAGTGCCATTTTTGGCGCGGTTCTTGGTGGCACTTGCGGATATTGGATTGGCAGATATACTGGTTGGGAATTTATTCTTCGCGTTGCTGGCTTTTTTCGCATCCCCGCAGTGCGGTTGGAAGAATTGAAGGACAAATTCAGTCAAAATGCAACCAAAGCCGTCTTCTTTGGGCGGTTTATTGCTTTATTGCGCATTTTTTCGGGATTATTAGCTGGAATAGCTGGGATGTCTTTTGCTCAATTCTTCGTTTACAATTTAGCTGGAGCAGCCGTATGGGCGTCTGTGATGGTGACTTTAGCTTTCTTTGTCGGACAGGTTGTATCTTTAGAACAATTAGTTTCTTGGGTAGGTGAATTTGCGATTCTTGCCTTAGTTGTTGCGATCGCTTGGATTGTTGTTCCCTTGTGGTGGGAGTCGCGCCAAGTTAAGAAAGTTGCGAGTGAAGATTAAGAGCAGAGCATATGAGGGTTGTAGGGTAGGCGGGTAATAAAGAACAATAACAATTAAATCTCTACCACACCTCCCACTCTCCTACTCTCCTAACCTCGTACTTGCTTTGACCAAATTCGAGTTGGTAGTCCCCAAACGTAGATAAAGCCTTCTGCGGCTTTGTGATC
This genomic interval carries:
- the glyA gene encoding serine hydroxymethyltransferase, whose product is MTRNNLDFLAQTDPTVADLINSELQRQRDHLELIASENFTSAAVLAAQGSVLTNKYAEGLPGKRYYGGCEYIDGVEQLAIDRAKQLFGAAHANVQPHSGAQANFAVFLTLLEPGDTIMGMDLSHGGHLTHGSPVNVSGKWFKVCHYGVSQETEKLDYDQIRELARQHRPKLLICGYSAYPRIIDFEKFRSIADEIGAYLLADIAHIAGLIASGLHPNPIPYCDVVTTTTHKTLRGPRGGLILTRDAELGKKLDKSVFPGSQGGPLEHVIAGKAVAFGEALKPEFKTYSAQVIENARALATQLQSRGFKIVSGGTDNHLMLVDLRSIGMTGKQADQLVSGVNITANKNTVPFDPESPFVTSGLRLGSPAMTTRGMGTAEFTAIGNIIADRLLRPEDESIAQACRQCVADLCDRFPLYPHLNIPVPALA
- a CDS encoding ADP-ribosylglycohydrolase family protein, with the translated sequence MRYSLGSRFRGTLLGAAIGGMLTQASSKDAQIKAADCTWERLATEVAQSLIRQGNLSYPASQSKTSHSVKVIIATLPITLFYHENETRLQAHLQQFVAWQNDPEIIAGVLAVGYVIASSLREMPPANLIERVIQFIAAPQLQLTQQLVQVQSLLKHQASLAKAIAVLGEAQPTSAIALAFYCYLSTPEDFSLSLRRAAHLSQRSPAISSIVGALSGVHNGTTSIPLPWRLALARDHQFLAVWGMQSEAELLRLCDTLVAAWSGAYNTTIDDSLPTAIAAPQVIRPR
- the rpsF gene encoding 30S ribosomal protein S6 — protein: MMANYETMYILRPDLAEEQVEQAVTRYQNMLQEQGATQVDIQNRGKRRLAYEIARHREGVYVQMNYQAPGTVIAQLERAMRLSDEVIRYLTIKQESSEIEDSQESPEEATAIS
- the aroQ gene encoding type II 3-dehydroquinate dehydratase, with protein sequence MHSILVLHGPNLNLLGQREPEVYGSTTLEDINDLLKKEAKSLGVVVAALQSNHEGSLIDAIHAAREKHQGILINAGAYTHTSVAIRDAIAAVKLPTVEVHLSNIYQREAFRHHSYIAPVVLGQISGFGAESYRLGLQALVHYLSG
- a CDS encoding STAS domain-containing protein, which translates into the protein MNITHKNGYMVVLHPQGRLDCDGSKRLEAQLTRLMVQRNSLWVINLSQVDFMDSTGLVALITGLKAARESGCRLVLCHLPEPVKLILELTQLDSVFEICEDYNAVLTLTETPALAA
- a CDS encoding carbohydrate ABC transporter permease — encoded protein: MLFPLLWLISTAFKSSSENIFQFPPQLLPSQPTVENFVQVWQTNPFGRYLFNSTLVAILTVTLNLLFCALAAYPLARLDFRGRDWMFTAIVATIMIPFQIVMIPLYILTVQLGMRNSYLGIIFPALASAFGIFLLRQAFQGVPKEMEEAARIDGCSELGLWWFVMLPAIRPALVTLAIFVFIGSWSDFLWPLIVIDRPEFYTLPLGVATLAGTFSLDWRLIAAGSVISIAPVILVFLLLQRYIVPTETASGVKG
- a CDS encoding competence/damage-inducible protein A; this translates as MTAEIICVGTELLLGNILNKNAQYLAQQLANLGIPHYYQTVVGDNVTRLKQVVEVAIARSKILIFTGGLGPTPDDLTTETLADLFGVPLVENPEILEDIARKYAIRGRVMTPSNRKQAFIPQGATVLPNPAGTAPGIVWSPTSNLHILTFPGVPSEMQRMWQETAVPYLKTLGFGQEIIFSRTLKFWGIAESALAEKVSAFLNLPNPTVAPYASRGEVKLRICAKATSLAAAEELIAPIAQQLQTIGGLNYYGQDDDSLASVVGQLLQQANATLSVAESCTGGGLGQMLTDVSGSSRYFMGGVISYDNQVKVSLLGVDPQALIQEGAVSSTVAAQMAQGVRSRLGTTWGLSITGIAGPDGGSPTKPVGLVYIGLAQANGTVQTFEHRYGQDRSRSLIRHLSACTALDALRRKLLDSQF
- a CDS encoding fumarylacetoacetate hydrolase family protein gives rise to the protein MAQRYVRVQNQEGRIYYGLLKPSQSVQVLDAPPWLQGQPTDLHLEPDRYKILAPCAPSKIVAVGKNYADHAAEMGTDVPREPLLFLKPSTAIIPTGGEIIYPAQAQRIDYEGELALIIGDRTFSCTPTQAQNKIWGYTIANDVTARDLQQRDGQWTRAKGFDTFCPLGPWIVRELSPGARLQTFINEQAPVQSASVDQMVFPPDVLVSYISQIMTLLPGDVILTGTPVGVGPLHLGDFVVVEIEGIGRLENTVISREYTVVQPFEKA
- a CDS encoding DedA family protein, which encodes MSLEFVSLEKIQEFAHHYGYWAIFMGILLENLGIPIPGETVTLIGGFLAGSKELNYWFVLGSAIFGAVLGGTCGYWIGRYTGWEFILRVAGFFRIPAVRLEELKDKFSQNATKAVFFGRFIALLRIFSGLLAGIAGMSFAQFFVYNLAGAAVWASVMVTLAFFVGQVVSLEQLVSWVGEFAILALVVAIAWIVVPLWWESRQVKKVASED
- a CDS encoding Tic20 family protein — its product is MAWRGSTTVWDRIFGSLAYLLPLVYVVGLLLRVGIQNTIFGEFPALRVILVPLLPLVQIFFGIPFVGLIIFIVLFLLVVRNERVSHFIRFNTMQAILITVALFLCSILMQILALIPGATFAIATIANTIFLGVFIAAAYAVIQSLLGRYAEIPAISDAVYMQVR
- a CDS encoding glycosyltransferase family 4 protein, with product MPIQLYHLIAFVVSAFVVLWTTPIVKTIGIKSGRVDQPNERKVHQRPMVRLGGVAIFTGTIVALLLVWSLGGFGILPPTKEWEVWGVTLGGIAFFLIGLADDLLNLSPFLRLLIQVIVAGVVWQMGVHIDFLSIPFVGLIQLGWLSLPFTVIWLVGMANAINWIDGLDGLAAGVSGIAATVMLFVALSMQQPAAALIAAALAGGALGFLRYNFNPAQIFMGDGGAYFIGFTLAGVGIIGLVKTAAVTAVLLPYLILAVPIVDMSAVILARLRQGKSPFSADKRHLHHRLLRAGLSHRFAVLFIYSLTLWVGTLALAFAGIPSGIAYACAGTSLLSYTSWQVWKHARS